In Minwuia thermotolerans, the genomic stretch GATCAGATGGGGGTCGGCGCCGGCGCCGTAGTGGGCGAGAGGGATGGAGGTCTCGGCGCCTTCCGCCGGTTGCCGGGAAATGCGCATGTTCCGGACCAGGTTGGCGGCCTCCAGGCTCGCCAGCATCTCCTCGTCCACGAGGCGCGAGAACAGCAGAACGTGGTCGGTGCTGTAGTCGTTCTCGGCGTCGTAACTTGTCATCCTGAGCGCCGCCGTCATCGACAGTGCGCCGTCCTCGAAGGTGAAGCCGGCGGCCGGTTCGGGCTCGGCGTCGTCCGCGCTCGCCCGCGCCGCCCGCGCGAGCGCCATCCGGTCCGGTCCGGGGGCCGCCGCCGCGGCCGGATCCTGACGCACGCCGGCGGTCACGCGCAGCACGGTGCGGTCCTGGCCGTCCACCACCTGGACGACATCGATGCCGCCCTGGCGGTGGAGATACTCGCCGAACTCGCTGTCGATCCATTCCGGGTCGAAGTCGTGGACGATGTTGGCGACCGCCTGGTCCCAGTAGCCGTAATCGAGCAGAAGCTGGTTCAGCTCCCTCATCCGGCGGTCGATGTCGCCGCGCACGAGGCTTTCCGAGACGGAGCGGGAATTGCGATCCTGAAGGTGGATCAGCAGGAAGGACAGCGTGACCGCGACAGCCAGGGTGATGGTGCTCAGCGCGACGAACCAGATGGAGAGCGAGCGAACCGAGCTTCTCTTCCACGATGCCAGTGGCATGGTTCGATTCCAATGCTGCCCAGGCCATCCGGTCGCGATGTCCGGTGGCTTCGCCCGCGCCCGATGGCGCCGATCCCCCCAATGCCGGTTCTACCGGCCCGAGCGTTGAGATTGCGTTACGACCGCGCGCTTTTACGCGGCGGCGGAGCATTCCGCAAGGGAACTCGGCCCGGATGCGGCCGGGACACTCGCACGGCGGGGTTTGCGCGCCCCGGCGACTTGTGATTAATGACGGCGACCATTCCAGACAGCGGCGCCGTCCTGGCGCGGGGGGAGAGACAATGAAACTGAAGGGTGCAGCGGTCGTCGTCACGGGCGGCGCTTCCGGTCTTGGCGGCGCCACGGCGCGCGAGCTGGCTTCCGCCGGCGCGAAGGTGACGATCTTCGATCTCAACGAGGATCTGGGCAACAAGATCGCCGGCGAGATCGGCGGCGTGTTCGCGAAGTGCAACGTCGCCGACGAGGCTTCCGCCGAGGCCGCGTTCAAGACCGCCAGCGATGCCCACGGGCCCTGCCGGGTGCTGATCAACTGCGCCGGCATCGGCACGGCGACCAAGACCACCTCGAAGGGGACGCCGCATCCGCTCGACGCCTTCAGGAAGGTCATCGACGTCAACCTGATCGGCACCTTCAACTGCATCCGACTGGCCGCCACCGAGATGGCGGCCGGCGAGCCGGACGAGAACGGCGACCGCGGCGTCATCGTCAACACCGCATCGGTCGCGGCCTTCGACGGCCAGATCGGCCAGGCGGCCTATTCGGCCTCGAAGGGCGGCATTGTCGGGATGACCCTGCCGATCGCGCGCGACCTGATGAATGACGGCATCCGCGTTTGCACCATCGCGCCGGGCCTGTTCATGACGCCGCTGCTGGCCAGCCTGCCGGACAACGTCAAGGACGCGCTGGCCGCCTCCGTGCCGTTCCCGAAGCGCCTCGGCGATCCGTCGGAATACGCCCACATGGCCCGCACCATCATCGAGAACCAGATGCTGAACGGCGAGACCATCCGCCTGGACGGCGCCATCCGCATGGCGCCGCGCTGAACTGAAACCGGCCGGGGCGCCGCTCAGGCGTTGCCGCGCCGCACCCGGTTCCCGGGCAGCACGATGCTCGCGGTGAGGCCCTCGCCGGGCGCGCTCTCCAGCTCCAGGCGCGCGCCGTGCAGTTCGCACAGCCGCCGCGCCAGCGAAAGGCCCAGCCCCGTGCCCTCGTGATGGCGGGTGCGGTGATGGGCGATCTGGCTGAAGGGCTCCACCGCCTGACGGATCTCGTCTTCCGTCATGCCGGGCCCCGGATCGGTCACCACCAGGGCCGGCCCGCGCGGCCCGTCCGGACGCCAGGCCAGGGTGACGACGCCGCCGCGCGGCGAGAACTTGACCGCGTTCGACAGCAGGTTCAGCAGCACCTGGCGCATGCGCCGCTGGTCCGCCAGAACTTCGGCGGCGGCTTCCGGAGCCACCAGACGCAGCCTGATCCCCGCGGCGGCCGCGACCGGCGCAATGTGGCGGCCGGCGTCGTCCATCACCTCTTCCACCGGCATCCAGGCGTCGTCCAGCTCCATCTGCGCGGCGTCCAGACGGGCGAGATCCAGGATGTCATTGATGATCGCCAGCAGGTGCCGGCCCGACGACAGGATGTCGCGCGCATAGCCCTGATAGCGCGGCTCGCCCATCGGGCCGAAGCGCTGCCCGTCCATGATCTCGGCAAAACCGATGATGGCGTTGAGCGGCGTGCGCAGCTCGTGGCTCATCGTCGCCAGGAAGCGCGACTTGGCGCGGTCGGCGACCTCCGCCATCTCCTTCGCCTCGCGCAGCCGGCGCTCGATCTCGATGCGGTCGGTGATGTCGGCGCCGGTGCCGCGATAGCCGGCGAAGCGTCCCGCCGCGTCGAAGATCGGCTTGCCGCTGATCGACAGGTAGACCTTGTGGCCGTCCGGATGGATGCGCGGATGGATGAAATTGCGGAATGGCCGGTGCGCTTCCAGCACCGCGATGTGGTCCCACCAGTCCTGCAGGCTGGTGATCTCGTCGGTGACCGGATCGGCGAGCGCCAGCATGTCGCGCCGCGAGCGGCCCAGCAGGTGCGATTGCGGCACGCCCGAGATCCGTTCGAAACTGTCGGAGAACCAGCAGAAGCGAAGTCCGGAATCCATTTCCCAGAACCAGTTCGACGCCGCCTCCGCGAAGTCCCGGAACCGCTGCGCCTCCTCGGCCGCGGAGCGGGACGCGCTCTCGGCCGGCGCCGGCGCAGGGCGGTCGTTCTGGCTGGTCATCGCAGCTGGGAGCTCCCCTGTCTGGCGCGAACCCAGCATAGCTACCCGCCTATTCTTAAGCCCGCGTAAACCACGCCGCAGATTCCGGTCGCCTTCCGTATTGTCACAGGAAGACAGCGCTCTATGTGTTAAACTTCCGAATTCACACATCACGAACGTGGAGGAACGCGATGGGCCTGCGCATTGGCGAGGAAGCCCCCGACTTCAAGCAGAACTCGACCGAGGGCGAGATCAGCTTTCACGACTGGATCGGCGACAGCTGGGCGGTGCTGTTCTCCCATCCGAAGGACTTCACGCCCGTCTGCACCACCGAGCTCGGCGCGGCGGCGCGGCTGAAGCCGGAATTCGACAAGCGCAACGTCAAGCTGATCGGCCTCAGCGTGGATTCGGTCGACGACCACAAGGCCTGGTCGAAGGACATCGCGGAGACCCAGGGCACGGCGCCCAACTTCCCGATGCTGGGCGACGAGGACATGAAGGTCGCCAAGCTCTACGACATGATCCATCCGGAAGCCTCGGGGCCGGCGAAGGACCGTACGGCCGCCGACAACCAGACCATCCGCTCCGTCTACGTCATCGGCCCCGACAAGAAGGTGAAGCTGGTCCTGACCTATCCCATGGCGACGGGGCGGAACTTCGCTGAGATCCTGCGGGTCATCGATTCCATGCAGCTCACCGCGAAACACCAGGTCGCGACCCCGGTGGACTGGAAGTCCGGCGAGGAC encodes the following:
- a CDS encoding sensor histidine kinase, which produces MTSQNDRPAPAPAESASRSAAEEAQRFRDFAEAASNWFWEMDSGLRFCWFSDSFERISGVPQSHLLGRSRRDMLALADPVTDEITSLQDWWDHIAVLEAHRPFRNFIHPRIHPDGHKVYLSISGKPIFDAAGRFAGYRGTGADITDRIEIERRLREAKEMAEVADRAKSRFLATMSHELRTPLNAIIGFAEIMDGQRFGPMGEPRYQGYARDILSSGRHLLAIINDILDLARLDAAQMELDDAWMPVEEVMDDAGRHIAPVAAAAGIRLRLVAPEAAAEVLADQRRMRQVLLNLLSNAVKFSPRGGVVTLAWRPDGPRGPALVVTDPGPGMTEDEIRQAVEPFSQIAHHRTRHHEGTGLGLSLARRLCELHGARLELESAPGEGLTASIVLPGNRVRRGNA
- a CDS encoding peroxiredoxin yields the protein MGLRIGEEAPDFKQNSTEGEISFHDWIGDSWAVLFSHPKDFTPVCTTELGAAARLKPEFDKRNVKLIGLSVDSVDDHKAWSKDIAETQGTAPNFPMLGDEDMKVAKLYDMIHPEASGPAKDRTAADNQTIRSVYVIGPDKKVKLVLTYPMATGRNFAEILRVIDSMQLTAKHQVATPVDWKSGEDCIIVPAVSDEAAKDKFPDGWKTVKPYLRYVKQPQG
- a CDS encoding 3-hydroxyacyl-CoA dehydrogenase; this translates as MKLKGAAVVVTGGASGLGGATARELASAGAKVTIFDLNEDLGNKIAGEIGGVFAKCNVADEASAEAAFKTASDAHGPCRVLINCAGIGTATKTTSKGTPHPLDAFRKVIDVNLIGTFNCIRLAATEMAAGEPDENGDRGVIVNTASVAAFDGQIGQAAYSASKGGIVGMTLPIARDLMNDGIRVCTIAPGLFMTPLLASLPDNVKDALAASVPFPKRLGDPSEYAHMARTIIENQMLNGETIRLDGAIRMAPR